A genome region from Deinococcus sp. KNUC1210 includes the following:
- the pruA gene encoding L-glutamate gamma-semialdehyde dehydrogenase, with protein sequence MLKIEPYRPQDFIDFTKAANVELYQDALTKVRTELLGKHYPLIINGQERETAEKLVSTNPCDTSERVGSTAKATIQDAEDALNGAWDAFKIWKTWTMDARARVLLKAAAILKRRRLEACALMTLEVGKNYAEADVEVAEAIDFLEYYAREAMKHEGFGAAETTWYAGEENGLMYLPLGVGVSISPWNFPCAIFAGMLAAPIVVGNCMIVKPAEDSGMIAGFVVDILREAGLPAGVVQFLPGVGEEVGEYLVRHARTRFITFTGSRNVGLHINEVAAKVVPGQRFIKRVIMELGGKDALIVDETADIENAVTAAVQGGFGFNGQKCSAMSRLVVVDSVYDEVVGKFVERVKALKVGTGEENANVTAVVNEESFEKIGTYLEIGKAEGKLLTGGAAPGENAGKKGYYVQPTVFGDVDAGARLAQEEIFGPVVSVLRARDWAHALEIANSTEYGLTGGVCSRDRARLEQARHEFEVGNLYFNRKITGAIVGVQPFGGYNMSGTDSKAGGPEYLGNFMQLKAVTERY encoded by the coding sequence ATGCTGAAAATCGAACCCTACCGCCCACAGGATTTTATCGACTTCACCAAGGCCGCCAATGTCGAGCTGTATCAGGACGCGCTGACAAAAGTTCGCACTGAACTGCTGGGCAAGCACTACCCGCTCATCATCAACGGGCAGGAGCGCGAGACCGCTGAAAAGCTCGTCAGCACCAACCCCTGCGATACCTCCGAACGGGTCGGCAGCACCGCCAAAGCCACCATTCAGGACGCCGAAGACGCGCTGAACGGTGCCTGGGACGCCTTCAAGATCTGGAAGACTTGGACGATGGATGCCCGCGCCCGCGTACTTCTCAAGGCCGCCGCGATCCTGAAGCGCAGACGCCTGGAGGCCTGCGCCCTGATGACGCTGGAAGTCGGCAAGAACTACGCCGAGGCCGATGTGGAAGTGGCGGAAGCCATCGATTTTCTGGAGTATTACGCCCGCGAAGCCATGAAGCACGAGGGCTTCGGCGCAGCGGAAACCACGTGGTACGCGGGTGAGGAAAACGGCCTGATGTACCTACCGCTGGGCGTCGGCGTGAGCATCTCGCCCTGGAATTTCCCCTGTGCGATCTTTGCCGGAATGCTGGCCGCGCCCATCGTGGTCGGCAACTGCATGATCGTGAAACCTGCCGAAGATTCGGGCATGATCGCCGGATTCGTGGTGGACATCCTGCGTGAAGCGGGCCTGCCTGCGGGCGTGGTGCAGTTTCTGCCGGGCGTAGGCGAGGAGGTCGGTGAGTATCTGGTTCGGCATGCCCGCACGCGCTTCATCACGTTTACCGGCAGCCGCAATGTCGGTCTGCACATCAACGAGGTCGCAGCGAAGGTGGTGCCGGGGCAGCGCTTCATCAAACGGGTCATCATGGAACTGGGCGGCAAAGACGCGCTGATCGTGGACGAGACCGCCGACATCGAGAACGCCGTGACCGCCGCCGTGCAGGGCGGATTTGGCTTCAACGGTCAGAAGTGCAGCGCCATGAGCCGCCTCGTGGTGGTGGACAGCGTGTACGACGAGGTGGTCGGCAAGTTCGTCGAGCGGGTGAAGGCCCTGAAGGTCGGCACAGGCGAGGAAAACGCCAACGTGACGGCGGTGGTGAACGAGGAATCGTTCGAGAAGATCGGCACCTACCTGGAGATCGGCAAGGCGGAAGGCAAGCTGCTGACCGGCGGCGCGGCTCCCGGCGAGAATGCCGGCAAGAAGGGCTATTACGTGCAGCCCACCGTGTTTGGCGACGTGGACGCCGGGGCACGGCTGGCGCAGGAGGAAATCTTCGGGCCGGTGGTGTCGGTGCTCCGTGCACGCGACTGGGCACACGCGCTGGAGATCGCCAACAGCACCGAATACGGTCTGACGGGTGGCGTGTGCAGCCGTGACCGGGCACGACTGGAGCAGGCGCGACACGAGTTCGAGGTGGGCAACCTGTATTTCAACCGCAAGATCACCGGGGCCATCGTGGGCGTGCAGCCGTTTGGCGGATACAACATGAGCGGCACCGACAGCAAGGCGGGCGGCCCGGAATACCTGGGCAACTTCATGCAGCTCAAGGCCGTGACCGAGCGCTACTGA